A stretch of DNA from Candidatus Brocadia sp.:
TAATAATTTGTAACCCCTACCTGGTTCATTGAGTCAGAAATAGTCGGCTTGAACGAGTCGTAAAGTTTATTGTATGTTTTTTTCCTGAAGAAATCAGTGGCTGCAGTGTCACCGCCATCTAATATTTTCATGGCATCCTTGAAAGTCATCTGTTTTATTGCATCGACGAAATATTCTCTGGCGACCGGCGCCGCCTTTTCCGCTGCACGGTTCATGCTCAGCACAAAGTCATCGACTTGTTTCTGGAATCCAAATTTCCCAAGGGTATCTGCTACCTTTTGAATTTTTTCAGGCATTAAAATTTTAATAGCCTTATTGGCAAAATAACCATCAAGGGAGGATACGGATGTAATACTTTTATCCGTTGCAACGGACAGGGCCTCTTTTAGCCCGGATATAACCGTACTCTCATCAAGGCCAGCTTTTGAAACACCTCCACCTCCCTTTTTAAAGAGGTCACTCAGAAACCCTCCATATGTGGTGCTTGCCGTCAGTACCAGCGCCAGCATAATTACAATGTTTTTCTTTTTCATATTTATTATCCTCAAAGAAAGCTTCTATTTATTCCCACCCGATCACCGTGTATCCCTTATCGCCTAAGCATTCTTCCATATATTGTCTGACCAAAGGGTCCGGGTCTCTGGCTTTAAATAAACCAAAGATAAGCCCGCTGGCAGCGCCACCG
This window harbors:
- a CDS encoding DUF4197 domain-containing protein, translating into MKKKNIVIMLALVLTASTTYGGFLSDLFKKGGGGVSKAGLDESTVISGLKEALSVATDKSITSVSSLDGYFANKAIKILMPEKIQKVADTLGKFGFQKQVDDFVLSMNRAAEKAAPVAREYFVDAIKQMTFKDAMKILDGGDTAATDFFRKKTYNKLYDSFKPTISDSMNQVGVTNYYKDMMGKFTAIPFMKAESVDLDDYVTNKALDGLFYMIGEEEKNIRKNPAARVTDLLKEVFGKS